A stretch of Lactuca sativa cultivar Salinas chromosome 6, Lsat_Salinas_v11, whole genome shotgun sequence DNA encodes these proteins:
- the LOC111900372 gene encoding uncharacterized protein LOC111900372, which yields MARKSPKCPPTVEPNQSGCIWSFNGMFDHHHHHHGRPHRKLLSFDEQLRSINIESKKKQSLKEETSSSNHTTTIEKSFWKKIKSRYENPNKKKENPIYNSIVVLKPPSQRVIESPVDVGCMCSYLHSHHKSTSNQQIVKHNRVSFNDVRKKLKDTKKVKKKKKNIRKGSEPGQNDENAPRPEKLQLVPFLKQGEPDVFVEARRHLAERLRQVVKGECEGEASSSKRVSRTLERVLLSSPIHMSIANFYRGIDDICVEKSLLTMDSDPNSIGAMEVSQMEMTLDVSSPKVNFKLENMENDQFRENPSPVSVLESIFADNSSSPTSTIESSVEHHIQPRCLDFEEHSQTSSPSHQKTSLSSFMEDRGLISAYVNEIYEASESNWEDFLATDYPSELSCDHKLVHDCVKEVLIGLNMRIMFVSSKIRAFSLEEDVVNEVMEQVEWHNGRFMIPRTLDNLVRRDIAKGGEWVHVADGNDVVFEVVDETLQVLIMEAISDISV from the exons ATGGCACGAaaatctccaaaatgccctccaaCAGTTGAACCAAATCAATCCGGTTGTATCTGGAGTTTTAATGGTATGTttgaccaccaccaccaccaccatggcCGCCCCCACCGGAAACTGCTCAGCTTTGATGAACAACTCAGAAGCATCAAT ATTGAATCAAAGAAGAAACAATCTCTAAAAGAAGAAACAAGTTCCTCAAATCACACAACAACCATAGAGAAATCTTTTTGGAAAAAGATAAAATCCCGATATGAAAACCCAAACAAGAAGAAAGAAAACCCCATTTACAACAGCATTGTGGTTTTAAAGCCGCCTAGTCAGCGTGTCATAGAATCTCCAGTTGATGTAGGATGCATGTGCTCATATCTACACTCTCATCACAAGTCAACAAGCAACCAACAAATAGTCAAACACAATCGTGTCTCCTTCAATGATGTTAGAAAAAAGCTAAAGGACACAAAgaaggtgaagaagaagaagaagaacatccGAAAAGGTAGTGAACCTGGtcaaaatgacgaaaatgcccctagACCCGAGAAATTACAATTGGTACCCTTTTTGAAGCAAGGAGAACCGGATGTGTTTGTGGAGGCAAGAAGACATCTTGCTGAGAGGTTAAGGCAAGTTGTAAAGGGTGAATGTGAGGGTGAGGCTTCTTCAAGTAAAAGAGTATCAAGAACATTGGAAAGGGTACTTTTGTCATCTCCTATACACATGTCAATTGCTAATTTTTATCGTGGAATTGACGACATTTGTGTTGAAAAAAGTTTATTGACAATGGATTCGGATCCTAACAGCATTGGTGCAATGGAAGTATCACAAATG GAGATGACATTGGATGTTTCTTCACCAAAAGTTAATTTCAAATTGGAAAACATGGAAAATGATCAATTCAGAGAGAATCCAAGTCCAGTATCTGTTCTTGAATCGATTTTTGCAGACAATAGCAGCAGTCCTACAAGCACCATTGAATCATCAGTCGAACATCATATTCAACCACGTTGTCTGGATTTTGAAGAACATTCACAAACTTCATCTCCATCGCATCAGAAAACAAGTTTAAGTTCATTCATGGAGGATCGAGGGTTGATTTCTGCATATGTTAATGAAATCTATGAAGCTTCTGAGTCAAACTGGGAGGATTTTTTAGCGACGGATTACCCTTCAGAATTGTCGTGTGATCATAAACTAGTCCATGATTGTGTGAAGGAAGTGTTGATTGGTTTAAATATGCGGATAATGTTTGTTAGCTCAAAGATTCGTGCTTTTTCATTGGAAGAAGATGTGGTTAATGAGGTTATGGAGCAAGTTGAGTGGCATAATGGTCGATTCATGATTCCACGTACTCTAGATAATCTTGTGAGGAGAGATATAGCGAAAGGTGGAGAATGGGTACACGTGGCAGATGGAAATGATGTTGTGTTTGAAGTCGTGGATGAAACTCTACAAGTATTGATCATGGAAGCCATATCCGACATTTCTGTTTGA